From the genome of Sporocytophaga myxococcoides DSM 11118:
ACTCTTCCTCTAAGCGAAGGCCAGAGATACATTTATCCACTGAATCTACGGATGACTTTGTGTTATTTACTATTTCAGATAATGGTTTGGGGATTAGTCCGGAAAATCAGCATAAAATTTTTAATATGTTTGAACGGGCTCATCAGCATGTGGAGGGCAGTGGAATTGGTTTGTATATCATCAAAAGGATTATAGAGAATTCTGGCGGCAAAATTGAACTTCAAAGCACAGAGGGAGTTGGTACCACCTTTAAAGTGTATCTTAAAAATTTATAATAAAAAAGCCAAAACAGCTGATCTCTTTTGGCTTTTATACTATAGGTTAAAATTTTACGAATGTTGCTTTGAGGCACCACCAAATATTTTTTGACAAATGAATACTATTAACAAAATAAGAATAGCTCCGGTGAAAGCAAGTCCCATGTCTTTCTGAGCATCCCATATATCTCCTTGTGAACCTAAATAGGCAGCTCCCTGAGAAGGAAATAAAAGATCTGCGACAGCCCATTCTATTAGCTCATACATTGCACTAAAGGATAATGTGATCTCAGCAGGAAGCAGCCAGCAGTATTTGTCAGGAAATTCAAATGTATTTTTGAACAGATCTCGCATAGGGTATGCAAGTAAGAAACCAAAGCTAAAATGAACGATTCTATCATAATGGTTTCTTGATGTATGCAAAATTTCCTGAAGCCAGAAGCCGAAGGGATTTTCGGCATAGGTATATTTTGCTCCGTAAACGTGAAGGTTAAGATATATAAAAATAAATGTATAGCTAAGATCAGAAAGTCTATATTTTTTGTATGTAAGAAGCAGTGTAGTACCGAATATGAAGGTCAGAGTATTTTCAAGAAACCAATTGTTTATATCTGAGGTGTCTACCAAAGTCCATAGCCATACTCCCATAAATAACAGGAAGAGTACTAATGGAAATGCATTTGATTTTTCTTCCGAGAACTTTAAACTTGAAGCAGTAGTGTAATTCATAATTCAGATTTTCTATGTAACGATTTGGTTATGATAGTATTTCGCAATTTATATTTTTTTATTTACTGATATACGTATTTTCGGAGAAACTGATTGCTAAACATTTGAATAGCCGTGGGGTATTTTACAGATAAAGGAGAATTTCCGCATTACTATTCAGATGATAAAAACGATTGATGTTAATATAGGGGTAAAGCTGGATGATTACGACTTATATGCAACACTCTCTCCCGGATTAAGGGCGTTGCAAAGTGAAGCTTGCGTATTGGTACCAAAACTGAAAGGAAAGAAAGTCTGGATGATCAATTCGACAGCCCAGGGCGGGGGAGTTGCAGAGATGATGCCTCGACTTATAAGTTTGTTTAGGCAGATCGGTATTGATACAGATTGGATTGTTACAGAATCTGATAAAAAGGAGTTCTTTAATATTACCAAAAAGCTTCATAATCTTATTCACGGGGTTTGTTGTGACTTTGTTTATGAAGAAGAAAGAGCATTGTACGAGCAAGTAAATAAAGAGAATGCAGAAGCTTTGCTCAAATTATTAAAACCCCATGATATTGTGGTGATTCATGATCCGCAGCCTGCTGGTATGATAAAATTTTTGAAAGG
Proteins encoded in this window:
- a CDS encoding DUF2238 domain-containing protein, with amino-acid sequence MNYTTASSLKFSEEKSNAFPLVLFLLFMGVWLWTLVDTSDINNWFLENTLTFIFGTTLLLTYKKYRLSDLSYTFIFIYLNLHVYGAKYTYAENPFGFWLQEILHTSRNHYDRIVHFSFGFLLAYPMRDLFKNTFEFPDKYCWLLPAEITLSFSAMYELIEWAVADLLFPSQGAAYLGSQGDIWDAQKDMGLAFTGAILILLIVFICQKIFGGASKQHS